The sequence below is a genomic window from Streptomyces sp. NBC_00582.
GTCCTCGGAGAGGGTGGCCAGGTACGGCTCCAGCGAGAGCGCCACCGCCGCGGCCTCCTCGTCCGGGACCCGGCGCAGCACCGGCGGGGCGTCGACGAAGCGGCGGCCGCCGTCCTCGGTACGGGCGGTCGACTTCGCCGCGAACCGCCCGCTGGTGTTGGCCCGCGCCTTCTCCGAGACCCGCTCGAGCGTGCCCACCAGATCATGGGCGTCGGTGTGGGAGACGAGCTCCTCGTCGGCGATCGCGTTCCACGCGTCGAGCACCGGGAGCTTGGCCAGCAGTCGCATGGTGCGCCGGTAGGAGCCGGCCGCGCCGTGGGCGGCCTGGCGGCAGGTGTCCTCGTCGGCGCCGGCCTCCCGGCCCGCGAGCACCAGGGAGGCGGCGAGCCGCTTGAGGTCCCACTCCCAGGGGCCGTGGACCGTCTCGTCGAAGTCGTTGAGGTCGATGACGAGACCGCCGCGGGCGTCGCCGTACAGGCCGAAGTTGGCCGCGTGGGCGTCACCGCAGATCTGGGCGCCGATCCGGGTCATCGGGGTGCGGGCGAGATCATGGGCCATGAGACCGGCCGAGCCACGCAGGAAGGCGAACGGGGTGGCCGCCATCCGGCCGACCCTTATGGGCGTCAGCTCCGGGATACGGCCCTGGTTGGACTCCTCCACCGCCGTCACCGCGTCCGGGCGGGAGGGGTCCAGGTCGAGCACGGCGTGCGAGGACCGCGCCACCGCGTCCCGCAGTGCCTTGCCCCGCTCCTTCGGCGCGAGATCCCCGGCACCGGCACCGGCCCCGGCCCCCGCTCCCGCCCCGGCCTGCGCCGTGAAGCGCCCGGCGAATCCGCGCACGTGCGGCAGTCTGCGCGCCTCGCCCGCCGCTGCCCCTGCCTCGACCTCGGTCACGGCGACCGCCTCCCCCGCACATCCATCACTGTCGATCAATTCGAGCCGACCGTACAGCCCGTGGCCTGCATCACGGCAGCCCTGTTTCACGTGAAACCAAGGGATCGAGAGCCTGAGACGTTCCTCACACGCTGTGAGCACACCCGGACAACGCGGAAGCCCCCAGGTCCGAGACCTGGGGGCTTCCGGCTGGTGCGCGAGGGGGGAGTTGAACCCCCACGCCCTTGCGGGCACTGGAACCTGAATCCAGCGCGTCTGCCTATTCCGCCACCCGCGCATTGGGTGTGTCTTCCGGCTTCGGGCTTTTCGTCCCGGCGCCTTCCGACATGCAGAACACTAGCACGGTGAACAGGGTGCGTTCACATCCCTTATCCGGGGCACAGGTCCCGTGGAGGGACCCTGGAGAGGCCGACGGCAACCTCTTACGTCTCGGCGGTGACTGGTTCACGTATCAACCTCGTACCTATGGCGGTTGTCTCCCCCTGAGCCGGGCGAGGTCCACAGTCAGGTGCGGGACACTGGTCGTCGGCCGCCTCTACGATCCTGGGCAGAAAACAGGTACGGAAGCGGGTGCGGAAGAGGTGTCGACGCCGCGTCGACGGGGCCGACAGGGGGAACCAGCCGATTCACCGGCGCGTGGATACGATCAGTAAGCAGTACCAGGTAGGCAGCAGGACACGGGACGCAGGTCACGACGGAGGAGGTGCCCCATGGGAGTCCTGAAGAAGTTCGAGCAGCGTCTCGAGGGTCTGGTCAACGGCACCTTCGCCAAGGTCTTCAAGTCCGAGGTCCAGCCCGTGGAGATCGCCGGAGCGCTGCAGCGCGAGTGCGACAACAACGCGACGATCTGGAACCGCGACCGGACCGTCGTCCCCAATGACTTCATCGTGGAGCTGAGCGCGCCGGACTACGAGCGCCTCAGCCCCTACTCAGGCCAGCTCGGCGACGAGCTCGCCGGCATGGTGCGCGACTACGCCAAGCAGCAGCGCTACACCTTCATGGGGCCCATCAAGGTCAACCTGGAGAAGGCCGACGACCTCGACACCGGCCTGTACCGGGTGCGCAGCCGTACGCTCGCCTCCTCCAGCAGCCAGGCCGCCGCGGGCGCACCCGTCGGCGGGGCGGCCCAGCGCCCCGGCTACCCGCCGGCCGGCGCCACCGCCGCTCCTCCCATGCCGTCCGCGCCGCCGCCCGGCGCCGGCCGCCCCGGCGGATACGGCTATCCGCCCGCCGCCGGCGGCCAGCGCGCCGGAGGCGGACTGGCCGGAGCCCCCCAGCCCGGCTCGCGCACCCGCCACTGGATCGAGATCAACGGCACCCGCCACCAGATCTCCCGCGACACCCTCGTGCTGGGCCGCTCCACCGAGGCCGACGTGCGGATCGACGACCCCGGCGTCTCGCGCCGGCACTGCGAGATCCGGACCGGTTCGCCCTCGACGATCCAGGATCTCGGTTCCACCAACGGCATCGTGGTGGACGGGCAGCACACCACCCGCGCTACGCTCCGCGACGGCTCGCGGATCGTCGTGGGCAGCACCACCGTTATCTATAGGCAAGCCGAAGGGTGAAGCGGGGGCAATGTCAGAGCTGACCCTCACGGTCATGCGGCTGGGTTTCCTGGCCGTACTGTGGCTGTTCGTGATCGTGGCCGTGCAGGTCATCCGCAGCGACCTGTTCGGTACGCGCGTCACTCAGCGCGGCTCACGACGGGAAGCCGGACGACCGCAGCAGGCACAGCGCCAGCAGGCGCCCCCGCAGCAGCGCCAGCAGCCCGCCGCCTCCGGCGGTGGCGGCCGTCGGGGCCGCAACGCCCCGACCAAGCTCGTCGTGTCCGAGGGCACCCTCACCGGCACGACCGTCGCGCTGCAGGGCCAGACCATCACCCTGGGCCGCGCGCACGACAGCACGATCGTGCTGGACGACGACTACGCCTCCAGCCGTCATGCCAGGATCTACCCGGACCGCGACGGCCAGTGGATCGTCGAGGACCTGGGCTCCACCAATGGCACGTATCTCGACCGAACGCGGTTGACGACCCCCACGCCGATCCCGCTGGGCTCGCCGATCCGTATCGGCAAGACCGTCATCGAGCTGCGGAAGTAGTGCTACATCATGACTGAGCGCGAGCGGAGCGAGCACGCCAAAGGGGCCGGCACCCCGGTCCTCGGCGCGCTCCCGACCGGAGGGTGGGCAGTGTGGCTCGACACGACCGGCTGTACCCGGGGCCGACGGGCGAGGTGGGCATGAGTCTGTCACTGCGTTTCGCCGCCGGATCGCACAAGGGCATGATCCGCGAGGGCAACGAGGACTCCGGATACGCCGGTCCCCGGCTGCTCGCCATCGCCGACGGCATGGGCGGCGCCGCCGCCGGTGAGGTCGCCTCCTCCGAGGCCATCTCCACCATCGTCGCCCTCGACGACGACGTGCCCGGCTCCGACGTCCTCACCTCCCTCGGCACCTACGTCCAGCGCGCCAACGACCAACTGCGCTCCCTGGTCGAGGAGGACCCCCAGCTCGAAGGCATGGGGACCACCCTGACCGCCCTGCTGTGGACGGGCCAGCGCCTCGGTCTGGTGCACGTCGGCGACTCGCGCGCCTACCTGCTCCGGGACGGCGTACTGACCCAGATCACCCAGGACCACACCTGGGTGCAGCGGCTCGTCGACGAGGGCCGCATCACCGAGGAAGAAGCCACCACCCACCCCCAGCGCTCCCTGCTGATGCGGGCGCTCGGCAGCGGCGAGCACGTCGAACCCGATCTGTCGATCCGCGAGGTCCGGGCCGGCGACCGCTATCTGATCTGCTCCGACGGCCTGTCCGGAGTGGTCTCCCACCAGACCCTCGAGGACACCCTCGCCAGCTACCAGGGCCCGCAGGAGACCGTGCAGGAGCTGATCCAGCTCGCCCTGCGCGGCGGCGGCCCCGACAACATCACCGTCATCGTCGCCGACGTCCTCGACCTCGACACCGGCGACACCCTCGCCGGACAGCTCTCCGACACCCCGGTCGTGGTCGGCGCCGTCGCCGAGACCCAGCACCAGCTCCACGACAACGGCATCATGCAGACCCCGGCCGGCCGTGCCTCGAACCTCGGCCGCAGGCGCCACGCGGGCGGCGGGGGCGGCGAGTTCGGCCCGCCCGGCTCCGGCGGCGACATCACCGGCTTCATCCCCACCGACGGCTTCGGGCAGTACACCGACGACGACTTCGTCAAGCCGCGCAAGGGCCGCAGGTGGCTGAAGAGATCGTTCTACAGCGTCCTCACCCTCGCCGTCATCGGCGGCGGTCTCTACGGCGGCTGGCGCTGGACGCAGACCCAGTACTACGTCGGCACCAACGGCGAACACCTCGCGCTGTACCGGGGCATCAGCCAGGACCTGGCCTGGGTCTCGCTCTCGAAGGTGGAGAAGGACCACCCCGAGATCGAACTCAAGTACCTCCCGGAGTACCAGCAGAAGCAGGTCCAGGCCACCATCCCCGAGGGCAACCTGAACAGCGCCCAGAAGAAGATCGAGGAACTGTCGGTCCAGGCGTCGGCGTGCCAGAAGCAGGCGCAGGCCGGCACGGCCAAGACCACGGCCGGTTCGAAGACCGGCTCCGGCCAGGCCACCGGCGGCACGGGAACCACCCCCGCGTCCCTCACGTCCAAGGCTTCACCGAGCCCGACCTCGACCCCGAACCCGGGCAAGCCCTCGGGTTCGTCGTCCCCGTCCCCGTCCGCGACCGCCACTCCCAGCCCCGGCCCCACTCTCTCGGAGGAAGAGCAGAAGGTCGTCTCGCGGTGCGGTGAGCAGTAGGCAAGCCGTGAGAGGCCCTGTCACATCATGAGCAGTACTACTAATTCGCCGACGCATCACACGTCCACGATCGGCTCGATCGGCACCCCGAGCCGGCGCAACACCGAGCTCGCGCTGCTGGTGTTCGCCGTCGTGATCCCGGTCTTCGCCTACGCCAACGTGGGCCTCGCGATCAACGACCAGGTGCCGTCCGGCCTGCTGGCCTACGGCCTGGGCCTCGGCCTGCTGGCCGGCGTCGCCCATCTCGTCGTACGCAAGTTCGCGCCGTACGCCGACCCGCTGCTGCTGCCGCTGGCCACCCTGCTGAACGGCCTCGGACTCGTCGCCATCTGGAGACTGGACCAGTCGAAGCTGCTCCAGCAGATCAAGCAGGCCGGCACGGCCGCGCCCCGGCAGCTCATGTACACGGCGATGGGCATCGCGCTCTTCATCGTGGTGCTGATCTTCCTCAAGGACCACCGCGTCCTGCAGCGCTACACCTACATCTCCATGGTCGGCGCGCTCTTCCTGCTGCTGCTCCCGCTCGTCCCCGGCCTCGGCCAGAACATCTACGGCGCCAAGATCTGGATCTCGGTCGCCGGCTTCTCCATCCAGCCGGGTGAGTTCGCGAAGATCGTGCTGGCGATCTTCTTCGCCGGCTATCTGATGGTGAAGCGCGACGCGCTCGCCCTCGCCAGCCGCCGCGTCCTCGGCCTGTACCTGCCGCGCGGCCGCGACCTCGGCCCGATCATCGTGGTCTGGCTGATCTCGATCCTCATCCTGGTCTTCGAGACGGACCTCGGCACCTCGCTGCTGTTCTTCGGAATGTTCGTCATCATGCTGTACGTCGCCACCGAGCGGACCAGCTGGATCGTCTTCGGTCTGCTGATGTCCTCGGTCGGCGCGGTCGGCGTGGCCCAGTTCGAGAGCCACGTCCAGCAGCGCGTCCAGGCCTGGCTCGACCCGATGAACGAGTTCAAGCTCTCGCAGAAGGGCGTGGTCGGCCACTCCGAGCAGGCCATGCAGGCGCTGTGGGCGTTCGGCTCCGGCGGCACCCTCGGCACCGGCTGGGGCCAGGGCCACTCCGAGCTGATCAAGTTCGCCGCCAACTCCGACTTCATCCTCGCCACCTTCGGTGAGGAGCTGGGCCTCGCCGGCATCATGGCGCTGCTCCTGCTGTACGGCCTGATCGTGGAGCGCGGCGTGCGCACCGCACTCGCCGCCCGCGACCCGTTCGGCAAGCTGCTCGCCATCGGCCTCTCCGGCGCGTTCGCCCTCCAGGTGTTCGTCGTCGCCGGCGGTGTGATGGGCCTCATCCCGCTCACCGGTATGACGATGCCCTTCCTGGCGTACGGCGGTTCGTCCGTCATCGCCAACTGGGCCCTGATCGGCATCCTGATCCGGATCAGCGACACCGCGCGCCGCCCGGCCCCGGCCCCCGCCTCCAACCCCGACG
It includes:
- a CDS encoding DUF2252 domain-containing protein, with the translated sequence MTEVEAGAAAGEARRLPHVRGFAGRFTAQAGAGAGAGAGAGAGDLAPKERGKALRDAVARSSHAVLDLDPSRPDAVTAVEESNQGRIPELTPIRVGRMAATPFAFLRGSAGLMAHDLARTPMTRIGAQICGDAHAANFGLYGDARGGLVIDLNDFDETVHGPWEWDLKRLAASLVLAGREAGADEDTCRQAAHGAAGSYRRTMRLLAKLPVLDAWNAIADEELVSHTDAHDLVGTLERVSEKARANTSGRFAAKSTARTEDGGRRFVDAPPVLRRVPDEEAAAVALSLEPYLATLSEDRHPLLSRHAVHDVAFRVVGTGSVGTRSYVVLLLDHRGEPLILQVKEARASALVPHLRTAGFETPDEDHEGRRVVLGQKRMQVVSDILLGWTTVDGRPFQVRQFRNRKGSVDPAALAADQVDDYGRMTGALLARAHSHSADPRLIAGYCGKNEELDEAIAAFAVSYADRTEADHTDLVTAVRAGRIAAETGI
- a CDS encoding FhaA domain-containing protein, with amino-acid sequence MGVLKKFEQRLEGLVNGTFAKVFKSEVQPVEIAGALQRECDNNATIWNRDRTVVPNDFIVELSAPDYERLSPYSGQLGDELAGMVRDYAKQQRYTFMGPIKVNLEKADDLDTGLYRVRSRTLASSSSQAAAGAPVGGAAQRPGYPPAGATAAPPMPSAPPPGAGRPGGYGYPPAAGGQRAGGGLAGAPQPGSRTRHWIEINGTRHQISRDTLVLGRSTEADVRIDDPGVSRRHCEIRTGSPSTIQDLGSTNGIVVDGQHTTRATLRDGSRIVVGSTTVIYRQAEG
- a CDS encoding FHA domain-containing protein FhaB/FipA, which produces MSELTLTVMRLGFLAVLWLFVIVAVQVIRSDLFGTRVTQRGSRREAGRPQQAQRQQAPPQQRQQPAASGGGGRRGRNAPTKLVVSEGTLTGTTVALQGQTITLGRAHDSTIVLDDDYASSRHARIYPDRDGQWIVEDLGSTNGTYLDRTRLTTPTPIPLGSPIRIGKTVIELRK
- a CDS encoding Stp1/IreP family PP2C-type Ser/Thr phosphatase, with product MSLSLRFAAGSHKGMIREGNEDSGYAGPRLLAIADGMGGAAAGEVASSEAISTIVALDDDVPGSDVLTSLGTYVQRANDQLRSLVEEDPQLEGMGTTLTALLWTGQRLGLVHVGDSRAYLLRDGVLTQITQDHTWVQRLVDEGRITEEEATTHPQRSLLMRALGSGEHVEPDLSIREVRAGDRYLICSDGLSGVVSHQTLEDTLASYQGPQETVQELIQLALRGGGPDNITVIVADVLDLDTGDTLAGQLSDTPVVVGAVAETQHQLHDNGIMQTPAGRASNLGRRRHAGGGGGEFGPPGSGGDITGFIPTDGFGQYTDDDFVKPRKGRRWLKRSFYSVLTLAVIGGGLYGGWRWTQTQYYVGTNGEHLALYRGISQDLAWVSLSKVEKDHPEIELKYLPEYQQKQVQATIPEGNLNSAQKKIEELSVQASACQKQAQAGTAKTTAGSKTGSGQATGGTGTTPASLTSKASPSPTSTPNPGKPSGSSSPSPSATATPSPGPTLSEEEQKVVSRCGEQ
- a CDS encoding FtsW/RodA/SpoVE family cell cycle protein, giving the protein MSSTTNSPTHHTSTIGSIGTPSRRNTELALLVFAVVIPVFAYANVGLAINDQVPSGLLAYGLGLGLLAGVAHLVVRKFAPYADPLLLPLATLLNGLGLVAIWRLDQSKLLQQIKQAGTAAPRQLMYTAMGIALFIVVLIFLKDHRVLQRYTYISMVGALFLLLLPLVPGLGQNIYGAKIWISVAGFSIQPGEFAKIVLAIFFAGYLMVKRDALALASRRVLGLYLPRGRDLGPIIVVWLISILILVFETDLGTSLLFFGMFVIMLYVATERTSWIVFGLLMSSVGAVGVAQFESHVQQRVQAWLDPMNEFKLSQKGVVGHSEQAMQALWAFGSGGTLGTGWGQGHSELIKFAANSDFILATFGEELGLAGIMALLLLYGLIVERGVRTALAARDPFGKLLAIGLSGAFALQVFVVAGGVMGLIPLTGMTMPFLAYGGSSVIANWALIGILIRISDTARRPAPAPASNPDAEMTQVVRPS